GCCTTCGCGGAACTTGCGCACGATGTACTTGCCTTTGCCGGTCAGGAACAGCGCCAGCTTTCCGGCCACGTTTTTCAACAGCACGCGGTCTTCGCCGCCGAATGCGTCCATCTGGTCGCTTTCCGCGTCCAGCACGCCGATCACGCGCCCCGCGATCTTGATGGGCGTCGCGATCTCGGACGTGGTTTCATGGAAGCAGCGGAGGTAAGCCTGGTCGGCGCTCACGTCGGGGACGACGCGCACCCTGCCGTCCTGCGCCGCCGAGCCCACGTTGCCGCGTCCCAGCGCGATCGACGCGCACGGCTCCTGCTCCGCCTCCGGCCCACGGAACGCCGCACGTACCGCCTGCTTTCCCATGACCAGATAAATGCCGACCCAGAAATAATGGCGATCATCGTGGAGGATGCGGGTGATTTCCTGGAGCGTCTTCGTGTGCTGTACCGGCTTATCGCCGGCAATGGCTCGCTCAACGGCTGCGAGTACGTCGCGGGCGGAGCGATAGCTTTTCATCCACGGTCCTGAGGAGGGAATCTAAGGGAACGCACGTAGTTTAACCGGGGTGTATAGCTCGGTCAACGATATGCGACTGCATCTTTTTTGGGTGCCATGACCAAAACTACAGTGCCGCCGGCTGCACCCGGCCCGCGGGCATGTGGACCGGCCGAGGCTTGGGAGGAGACCACTGCCGGATCGCGGGCAGCGCCTCGCGCGCCACTTTCTCCCCGATCTTCACCAGTTCCCGGGAGCGGTCGAAGCAATCGTAGGGGAATCCCGCCACGTCCGGCTCGAGCACGAGGTCGGCGTCTTTTTGCCAGATCTCCGACATGTTCGCCTGCGCGATCGAGAAGCACTGGCCGATGACGTCGAAGACGTGCCGCGGCCCGTCGGTGCCATCCATGAGGTTGGATCGCAGGAACACCGCGATCACGTGGCTAGCGCCATTTTTTCGCAGCGGCGCGGTCGGCACCGCGTGCGCCAGCAGCCCATCCACAAGCAGCCGGCCGTCGATCTCGACAGGAAGGAACAGGCCGGGATAGGCGCAACTCGCGCGCACCGGATCGATCAGCGGCCCGCTGCGGAACACCACCCCCTCCCCGGTACGGAAGTCGGTCGCGGTCACCGCCAGCGGGATGCGCAGCTCCTCGAAGGTCTTCACTTTCAGCAACCGCTGCAGCAGAGGGGTCATGCGGTCGGTGGAGGCAAATCCGAGGCGCGACACTGTCCAGCGGGCGAAGTCGCGGAAGCGCACCTGCCCCGCCATCTCTTCCAGTTCCTGGGCGGAGAGGCCGCTGCAATACGCAGCGCCGACCAGCGCCCCTACGCTGGTGCCGGCGATGAAATCGATGGGGATCTGTTCTTCTTCCAGGACCTTCAGCACGCCGAGGTGGGCCATCCCGCGGGCGAATCCCCCGCCCAGCGCCAGGCCCAGCGTGGGCCGCTTCTGCGGATTCGGTGCCGATTCTTCGACAGGGCGGGTCAGCTCGCGATGGAATGCGCGCGCCGATCGCCCCAATCGTACAAGGATGTTCACTTTGGCCCTCACCCCCAAACACCCGGAACCCGGGTGTTTTCCATCATCTGGTAGGATGCCGCAGCTTGTCCTTATGGTGCAGCATACCTCATGTCGTCCAGCGAAAAAGTAACATGCAGGCTGCCGTCGCAATCGAAAGTAACCATGCGGCGGATGTCCGGAGGCAACCGTGGCGCGTGAGGTTTCGTCGGGCGGAGTGGTCGTGCGGCACATGCGCGGGGGTTGGTACATGGCTGCCATCGAACCCGCCGGGAAAGGGCCCCGGCAGCGTCCCGGCAAGAGGCCCACCAAGGGCGTCTTGGCTCTTCCCAAGGGCTTGGTGGACAAGGATGAAAAGCCCGAGCAGGCGGCCATCCGCGAAGTCCGCGAGGAGACCGGGATTGAAGCCATCCTCATTCGCAAGCTCGGTGACATCAAGTATGTTTACGTTCGTTCCTGGGGGGATGGCGAAAAAGTGTTCAAGGTAGTCAGCTTCTACTTGTTGAAATACTCAGCGGGGGAGATCGGTAACATCTCGCCCGCCATGCGCCAAGAGGTCAGCCGCGCCGAGTGGATCCCGCTCGCAGAAGCCAGCAATTTGCTGTCCTATAAAGGTGAACGCGACATGGCTGCCGCCGCGCTCGCCCACATCGAAGCGCACCCGGACCTGGCGACATGAATTTGGGAATGGCGATTTGTGATTTGTGATTTGCGCCAACCCTCAGAGCTTCGAAAATCACAAATCAATAATCACCAATCGCAAACCAGGAGCCCCGATGCCCCGCCACAAGAAACACATCCCCCGCCACGAGCACATCGAGCGCCACTTCACCGGCGGCGAGACCGTCCGCGACGTCGTCATCGGCATGTCCGATGGCCTGACCGTGCCCTTCGCCCTGGCCGCCGGGCTTTCCGGCGCGGTCACCGGCACCCGGGT
The window above is part of the Terriglobia bacterium genome. Proteins encoded here:
- a CDS encoding GAF domain-containing protein; translated protein: MKSYRSARDVLAAVERAIAGDKPVQHTKTLQEITRILHDDRHYFWVGIYLVMGKQAVRAAFRGPEAEQEPCASIALGRGNVGSAAQDGRVRVVPDVSADQAYLRCFHETTSEIATPIKIAGRVIGVLDAESDQMDAFGGEDRVLLKNVAGKLALFLTGKGKYIVRKFREGSAQPAEVRGYQPSSERPMERSRKVAAGENPR
- a CDS encoding patatin-like phospholipase family protein, producing the protein MNILVRLGRSARAFHRELTRPVEESAPNPQKRPTLGLALGGGFARGMAHLGVLKVLEEEQIPIDFIAGTSVGALVGAAYCSGLSAQELEEMAGQVRFRDFARWTVSRLGFASTDRMTPLLQRLLKVKTFEELRIPLAVTATDFRTGEGVVFRSGPLIDPVRASCAYPGLFLPVEIDGRLLVDGLLAHAVPTAPLRKNGASHVIAVFLRSNLMDGTDGPRHVFDVIGQCFSIAQANMSEIWQKDADLVLEPDVAGFPYDCFDRSRELVKIGEKVAREALPAIRQWSPPKPRPVHMPAGRVQPAAL
- a CDS encoding NUDIX domain-containing protein, encoding MAAIEPAGKGPRQRPGKRPTKGVLALPKGLVDKDEKPEQAAIREVREETGIEAILIRKLGDIKYVYVRSWGDGEKVFKVVSFYLLKYSAGEIGNISPAMRQEVSRAEWIPLAEASNLLSYKGERDMAAAALAHIEAHPDLAT